In Macadamia integrifolia cultivar HAES 741 chromosome 5, SCU_Mint_v3, whole genome shotgun sequence, a single window of DNA contains:
- the LOC122078093 gene encoding MLP-like protein 423 produces the protein MAVTTGKLEIETEIQSPADKFFAIYKNHANLFTKVSPDVFKNTEIIRGCGKSVNSVLHIKYAWGGHDALIAMEKIESIDDENKTLIKSFFEGDIGKMYKTYRVTMQAMSKGGKNSVKWSIEYEKVHEEVPAPTTYLDFIVKLAKDFDAHILKT, from the exons ATGGCTGTTACCACTGGTAAGCTTGAGATAGAAACAGAGATACAATCTCCAGCAGATAAGTTCTTTGCCATCTACAAAAACCATGCAAATCTCTTCACCAAAGTTTCCCCTGATGTCTTCAAGAACACTGAAATAATTCGAGGATGTGGGAAGAGTGTGAACTCTGTCCTTCACATAAAATATGCTTGGG GGGGACATGATGCTTTGATTGCAATGGAGAAGATTGAATCCATAGACGACGAGAACAAGACACTTATCAAGAGCTTCTTCGAAGGAGATATTGGGAAAATGTACAAGACTTACAGGGTGACAATGCAGGCCATGTCTAAAGGTGGCAAGAACTCTGTGAAATGGTCTATTGAGTACGAGAAGGTACATGAGGAAGTGCCTGCTCCAACCACCTATCTTGATTTCATTGTCAAGTTGGCTAAGGACTTCGATGCCCATATTCTCAAAACTTAG